The following coding sequences are from one Nicotiana tomentosiformis chromosome 3, ASM39032v3, whole genome shotgun sequence window:
- the LOC138908377 gene encoding uncharacterized protein has product MVVAWGESADDDDDDENEKSLMAIGESDEETEVSVIHLKNKIKLLSKERLSELLLELIDESEDANHEKEQLSKECVILKVKCKNLELRVSETVSENTVLKNQVHTLNSIVLELRYENLKLKLGTGPPMLFHGYTNTIVETEEVLALGTWHLSGIPKASTSHFLRTRFSHTVVQVKGSSQIWYMDSGCSKHMTGIKNQFLSLEDLKGGNVSFGNGKKAKIIGGKRANNIYVVNLSILSDNEITCLSELDNDPLLWHKRLGHDSLSQLNKLVSKDLVIGIPNIKLKENKVCEVCARGKQVRSSFKSKKMVSTTRTMELVHMDLCGPMRILSRGGKRYVMMLVYDYSRFTWTLFLTSKDEAFDMFTSFVRKTQKQLEESVHVVFDKTNILSERQEYDDEIIGLDADWVNAMQDKLNQFERSQAWHLVPRPKDRSVIGTKWAFRNKLDEDGTITRNTARLVVQGYSSEEVINYDETFAPVARLEAIRLLIAFVAYMEFTLHQMDVKSAFLNGYLKEKVFVKQLPGFKSKECPDHVYKLDKLSKEFAKLMGSGFEMSMMGELNVFLGLQIKQNSNGTMIHQQKYVKELLKRFKIEDSKEIGTPIETTTKLDVDEPGSFVDQKLYRGMIGSSLYLTTSRPDIVFSVGLCARF; this is encoded by the exons atggtcgttgcttggggagaaagcgcagatgatgatgatgatgatgagaatgaAAAAtcacttatggccattggagaatctgatgaagaaaccgaggtaagtgtaattcatctcaaaaacAAGATTAAACTACtgtctaaagaaaggttatctgagttacttctagaactAATTGACGAATCTGAGGATGCAAACCATGAAAAGGAACAATTGTcaaaagaatgtgtgattttgaaggttaagtgcaaaaacctggaacttagggttagtgaaactgtaagtgaaaatactgtgttgaagaaccaggttcatacaCTTAACTCAATTGTCCTAGAGCTTAGATatgaaaatctaaaactgaaattaggaacag gtcctccgatgctcTTTCATGGCTACACGAACACCATAGTAGAAACAGAAGAGGTTTTGGCTTTGGGAACCtggcacctaagtgggatcccaaaagcaagtacctcacactttctgagaacaagattttcacacactgtg gtccaagtgaaggggagcagccaaatatggtacatggatagtggctgctcaaagcatatgacaggaaTCAAGAACCAGtttctttcacttgaggaccttaaaggaggtaatgtctcatttggaaatgggaagaaagctaagatcattgga ggtAAAAGAGCAAATAACATATATGTTGTGAATCTGTCCATACTTTCAGATAATGAAATCACTTGCTTAAGTGagttggataatgatcccctcctttggcacaaaagACTTGGACATGACAGTCTAagccaactcaacaaactagtctccaaggacttggtgatagggatTCCTAACattaagttaaaggaaaataaAGTTTGTGAGGTTTGTGcgagggggaagcaggtaagatcctctttcaaaagcaaAAAAATGGTAAGCActaccaggacgatggaactggtccatatggatctttgtggtccaatgagaatACTAAGCAggggtggtaagagatatgttatgatgcttgtttatgattactctaggtttacttggacattatttttaacatctaaagatgaagcatttgatatgttcacttcttttgttagaaaaactcagaaacaactag aagaaagtgtacatgtggtttttgacaaaactaacattctttctgagaggcaggaaTATGATGATGAAATAAtagggctg gatgcagactgggtgaatgcaatgcaagataaactcaaccaatttgaaagaagTCAAgcttggcatctggtaccaagacccaaggacagatcagtaattggaaCAAAATGGgccttcagaaacaaacttgacgaAGATGGAACAATTACAAGGAACacggcaagattggtggttcaaggatatagttcAGAGGAGGTCAtaaactatgatgagacttttgctccagttgcaagattggaagcaattagactccttatagcctttgttgcctacatggaattcactctccatcagatggatgtcaagagtgccttcctcaatggctatctaaaggaaaaaGTGTTTGTTAAGCAACTTCCGGGCTTTAaaagcaaggaatgtcctgatcatgtgtacaagcttgacaag ttaagtaaagaatttgctaaactaatggggagtggatttgaaatgagtatgatgggtgagcttaatgtATTCTTAGGCTtgcaaattaaacaaaattcaaatggaactatgatccatcagcagaagtatgtgaaagagttgcttaaaaggtttaaaatagaagattccaaagaaattggcACTCCTATAGAaacaaccacaaaattggatgtagatgaacctggttcatttgttgatcagaagttgtataggggaatgattggctcttcGTTATATCTCACtactagtagacctgacattgtcTTCAGTGTAGGTCTTTGTGCTAGATTTTAG